The Ketobacter sp. MCCC 1A13808 DNA segment CGCCAAAACGGTGATTGGTTTCGCGATCGCTACCCTGAAAGCTAATCTGGATATGATCCAGACCGAGCCGTTTAAACTGATCCAGCTTCTCCGTGGTTAGACCAACGGCGGAGGTAATCAGATTACAGAAATATCCAAGCGATTTCGCCGCCGCCAAAATTTCTGGCAGATCCTGGCGCAACAACGGCTCGCCACCGGATAAGCCCAATTGCACTGCACCTAACTTTCGTGCCTGCTGCAAAACATCAATCCATTGCGCCGTATTCAGCTCGTGCTTACGGCTACGATAAAAATCCGTTGGATTCGAACAGTAGGGGCATTGCAATGGGCAGGCGTAAGTCAGCTCCGCCAACAACCACAGCGGGATCGGACGGGCGCTGTTAAAAAATGATTCAGCCGGCATCAACCAGCCAGCCTTGCTGCAGCGCATCCGCGACGAACTCTTCTACATCCTGCGCTATTACATCCGCCGGTGCATCTGCAAATGCAGCACATAACCGGGTCACCAAGGCCGAAAGAGTGACCGGCTCCAGACAACGTTGTAAAATTTCTGTAGCGGTTGCACTGAGGCGCACCATGCCCTCCGGATACAGCAACACGTGGCATTGCTGGGCTTCTTCCCACTGCAGACGATAATGACTATTCACATGAAAAGCACGGTGAAGCGTTGGTTGATCGGGCGCGCTCGATTCGTTATCCATGATCAATTCAACTCTATGCGCATACCGTCGTAAGCCACTTCCACGCCCTCTGCCTGTACCTGCATTCGTTGCGGGGAATTTTCGTCGAGTATGGGGTTGGTGTTATTGATGTGAATCAGAATTTTGCGGGGCTTGGACATGGAACCTAACAAATTCAACATACCCTGCGGTCCGGATTGCGGCAAATGGCCCATGTCCGCGGCCTTGCGATCACCCAGCCCCGCCACCGCCATCTCATCTTCCTGCCAGAATGTTCCGTCCACCAACAAACAATCCGCCGCCGCCATGCATTCCAGGGTTAACGACGTCATTTGACCGAGGCCCGGTGCATAAAACAACGTTTTGCCGCTACGCTCATCGGTCACCAAAATACCGATGTTATCGCCGACATGCGGATCCTGGCGATGCGGGCTGTAAGGCGGCGCCTTGCCGGAAACAGGAATCGCAGTAAAACGGAGATGTTCTATCCCCCCGATGGCAAAGGATTCCCCATCCAAAGGAATATCAAATCGGTTGATTCCCCCATTCCAGTGCTTGAGCATATTAAACAACGGAAAACCGGTCGTAAGATCCTCATACACCATATCCGTACAATAGACTTCATGAGGACAACCTTCCCGCAGCATCAGTAAACCGGTGGTATGATCGATCTGACTGTCCATAAACACAATGGCTTTAATGGCGGTATCACGCAATTGCCGCGCGGGTTGCAAATCGGGGTTGGCAGCAAGTTGTGTCAGAATGTCCGGTGAGGTATTGAATAACACCCACGCCACACCATCTGCACTGACCGCAATGGAAGACTGGGTTCTGGGCAGCGCATTCAGCGTACCCTTGCGTACGCCACGGCAGTTCGGGCAATTACAATTCCACTGCGGAAACCCGCCACCGGCAGCAGAACCTAAAATTCGGATATACATCGGAAAACAACATTAGACGTCAGAAGAAAAATAACGGATAAAACCAAAAGCAGCTAACACCCACGGCGCCGCTGCTAAAAGTGAAAATCCGGAAGGACAGGCTCGGACTGAGTTAAATCAGGTTAGCGAACCAAGTATTCAACGGACTGAGAAATACATCGTGATTTCAAAGCCGAGACGAACGTTCTGATAAGTTGGTTTGGTCCACATAGCAAATTCCTTTTGTATTGTAGGTTGTCTGTGTTTACTGAAGACAAACTTCATTCAGGGTTGAACAGAAAAATACCATACTACACCCCTATAGACTGTAATCAAGCTCACAATTAGCCTGAGTAAGCACTGATTTATCCCTTTTTGGCTTTCTTTTTCACGGCACCCGTTTTTATTTTCTTCTTTTTCTTTTTGGTGCCTGCAGCCTTACCTGAATTCTTGAGCTTTTTAGGCCCGGTATACTGGGCTTTCAGGCCCTGCACGACACGACGCCTCAAAGTTATGCCCAAATAACGTTGGATACTGGCCATTTTATTCCACTCCAAATCAGAGATCAGGGAAACCGCCTTCCCTTCCTGGCCTGCCCGTCCCGTTCTGCCCACCCGGTGTGCATGATCATCACCGGTACGAGCTACAGAATAATTAATAACCAGCCCAACCCCCTCTATATCCAGGCCTCTTGCTGCCAGGTCCGTCGCCACCAGTACCTGAATTCGTTGTTGCCTGAATTCGGTCATGACTTTTTTGCGCAAGCTTTGATTCAGCTCACCGTGTATATAGCTGACCTTGAGTTTTTTATATCGCAGAAAGCTACTGAGCTGTTCGCACTGCAAACGACTGGAGCAGAATACAAACACCTTATCCGCTTGCTCCTCTTCGATCAGGGCAAACGTGAGCGCTTCTTTGTGCTTGCGATCGTCCGACAACACCAACTGCTGTACTATGTGACTATGGTCTGCTTTTTGAGAGCCCACTTCGATGGAAACCGGATCAACAAACTGCGCCCGGATAGGACTCATACTCTCGTGATCCAAGGTCGCAGAGAACAGCAGGTTCTGGCGTTTTGCTCGACATTGCGATGAAATGACTTTGAGGTCTTCCGCAAACCCCATTTGCAGCATCCGGTCCGCCTCATCCAGCAACAAAAATTCAATGCTGCCCAGATCCATCGACTCCGACTCAATGTGCTCTACCAGCCTGCCCGGCGTAGCGATAAGTACTTCCGGATTTTTTCCCAGCGTACTGAGCTGCTTTTTGAAAGACTCACCACCGATGATCAGGGCGGCTTTGATCTCGGTGAATTCAGCCAGCTTCTGCAAGTGATCCAGGGTTTGCAATGCCAGCTCACGGGTCGGTAGCAAAATCAGCGCCCGGCTAACCTTATAAGGAGAGCGTATGTTCATCAGGCGATGTAACAACGGCAACAGAAAAGCCGCAGTCTTACCACTGCCAGTCGGCGCAGACACCATAACGTCGCTGCCCTCCAGGATGGCGGGGATGGCCAGGGATTGCACCTCGGTGGCGCTGTTGAAACCCAGATTCTCGGTCGCTTTTAGTAGTGCTGGTTCGAGGGGCAAATCGAGTAGCGATAACACGGGCAGAGACTTCCTGAACGAAAAATGAATGGCCCGCATAGTAACAGAAATCAAGCGACTTCAGGGGAAGAAATGTTCATGCTACAGTAGTATGAAACAATAATAGCACTCTGGATAAGAGGGCATTAATTGCAACTCCGCACTTTATATTCATTTGGGAATACGGCATGCCTGCAGAAGACTTTGTCGCCACCATCCTGTTAGTTGAAGACCACAAACCCCTGGCCGAAACGGTTATCCTGTATTTGGAAAATGCTGGCTATACATTGGATTATTCTGCCGACGGTCTATCCGCTCTGCATCTGGCAACCACCAATCAATACGACGCCATCGTGCTGGATATACTGCTTCCTGGTATCAATGGCTTTGAAATCTGCCACAAACTGCGCGCTGAAGCCCTGATCAGCACACCGATCCTGATGCTGACTGCCCGCGATCAGTTAGAGGACAAGTTGCGTGGTTTTCAAAATGGTGCGGACGATTACCTGGTCAAGCCGTTCGATCTGCCGGAGCTGGATGTCCGCCTGCAAGCCCTGATCCGGCGTCAAAGGGGTGAATTGGAACAGCAGACCCTGCAAGTGGGCGATCTGATCCTGAATCCCCGTAGCATGACGGCCACCAGACAAGGGCGGGACCTGCCACTGAAACCGACCGGGTTCAGGATTTTGAAAATACTCATGCGCGAAAGCCCTGCCATGGTGAAGCGGGAAGCACTGGAAAGAGAGCTCTGGGGCGACATGATCCCGGACAGTGACGCCCTTAGGAGCCATATATATCAGCTTAGGAAAGCCATCGACAAACCGTTTGCGCAGCCCATGATTCAAACTTACCCCGGTGTGGGTGTAAAACTGGTAACCCCTGCAACTTGATTTACAACATGCGGGCTCGGGGGAAATAAACCGTTATAGCGCTGCCCTTACCCGGCTCGCTGGCGATCTCCAGCTGCCAGCCGAACCGTTGGCACAACCGGTCCACAATAGACAGTCCCAAACCGTGTCCCTTGCCATCATTGGCACTACGATAAAACGGCTGCAATACTTTCTTTTGCATCTCGGAATTCATTCCCGGCCCTTCGTCCTGCACGGTCACTGACTCCGCGCCGATGCGAATCGTGACGGCTGCTCCGGCGCCATGAACCAGCGCGTTCTTAAGCAGATTGGTGAACAGGATATTGAGCACTTTATCCGGAGCAAGAACTTCGAATCGAGACTCATTGACAACATCAATAGCGGTACTGCGTGTCTCCTGCACGCCTTCGCTGACAGATGCGACGACACCGGTCACCAGGGTGGCGATCAGATCATTGATCACGATGTTGACCTTATCCAGCTTGCCATCGTCTTCCCGTGCCAACATCAACAGCGTTTCCGACAGACTCACCATATCATCAATGGTTTGCCGCATGCGCATCACGACCGTTGCGCCTTTTTCTGTAAACGTTTCCATTTGATCCAACACATCCAGCGACCCCTTCAGCACCGCTAACGGAGTGCGCAATTCATGAGACGCATCGCGAGTAAAGGTTCGCTCGCGTTCAACAAAGGATTGCAAACGAAAGGTAAAGTGTTCGATGGCGGTCGCCAAACTGTCGATATCCGCATCCACCTCGTGAAAAGGCTTGAGTGCCTGATCAAGATGTTGACTGTCGGTGACATTGGCCGCCTCAACCACCTTCGCCAGTTTCACCACGGGAGAAATAACACGTTGCGATTGACGAAAAGTAAACCAGGACGCAGAGTAAATCAGGATCAGCACCAACGTTAACGGTGCGACGCCGAAAAATATCGCAAGCTTAGAGACCTGTTCTTCCTTGAACAGTAAATACAGACGCTCCCCGTTTCGTTCTGTGACCAATACCAAAGGCGACTTTCCATCAATTTGCTGCCGCCCATAGCCCGGAGGTAAAGGCTGAAGTGCTGCGGGTAAGCTACCAAGCTTGTCCAGGTGCGCTTTATAACCGCGCATATTTTTAGTATTGGGCAACGGGTATTCGCCATACGCCTGTTCGAGTTGAAAATAATGTTCGGCTTCACTGGTCAAGGCTTCTTTTACCAACACATTTTCCGCAATTTTGTAGGCAGCGAATACCCCCAACGCAGTAGCGACACTCACTAACGTTGCCTGCATCGCAAACACACGAATCAGGCGCGATTGAATGCCTTTTCTTTTTTTCGGTAATGAGTAAGCCATGTTTATTTCGCTGCTTGGTCTGAGAATGGTCGCCCGCTTAAGGGAGTTTGGCAAAAAGGTAGTGGAAAACTAACCATTCCTTACCGTAGCGATAACCGAATAATTCTTCGCACGACATAAAAAACATGCGCCAACGCTGAATCCAGATATCGGCTTGGCCCTGGCCATAAGAATCACAAAACAGATCATAGACCGCGGCTCTGTTACGATCCAGGTTATCCAGCCAGGCCCGGGCTGTTTTCTGATAATGATACCCCGGCACAGACCATTGATTGATTAAACCGAGGTGATCCTGAAACTGAGGTAATGTATCTGCCGAAGGCATCTGGCCACCGGTAAAAAAATACTTTCCCATCCAGTTCTTATCACCCTCTGTTTCAAAAGGATAGAGCAATTCCTGGTGTCCAAAAATATGCACAAACAGCAATCCGTCATCCGCCAGCCACTGACTGATATGCTGCATCAGTTTTTGATAATTACGTACGTGCTCAAACATTTCAACAGAGACAACCCGGTCAAAGGTTTGGTCCAGCTGCAGATCATTGACGTCGGAGGTTATTACGTTGACGTTGGCTAATTTGAGCCGATGCGCTTGCCCGACGATATATTCACGCTGACTGCTGGAATTGGAAACCGCGACGATTTGGGAACGGGGAAACCGTTGTGCCATCCACAAGGTTAGCGAACCCCAGCCACAACCAAGTTCGAGAATGTGCTGTCCATCCCTTAGCTGTGCCCGCTCGGCGTACTTTTGCAGCATCGCCTGCTCTGCTTCTCCCAGTGTACGGACACCCTCATCCCACCAACAACTGCTGTATTTTAAATGCGGCCCCAACACCAATTGATAAAACCCGGAAGGCACTTCATAGTGCTGCTCATTGGCCGCATCCGTTTCAGTGGCAATGGGACTTTCACGTAGCGATTGCAAATAATCACGATAGGTCTGCCCTTGGCTCCGGGTCATACGCAGGGTTTCATCCCGTAAACGCTCCTCACAAAGCCGCCGGATGCCGAAGCGGATAAGCGCATCGGGCATCCACCCTTTTTCTGCCAAATTAATGATCATCTATTACGCCTCCTAACGACGTGTACCGGTCGCACCCGGTTTCGGTTTCCAGGGAAAAAACATCGGTGTTGTATGCTGATAGGCACGGTAATCCTCGCCCCGTGACCGTAGCGCCTGCTTTTCTGTAAACGGAATGCCGGTGACGAAATACAAAAATACAAACATCATGAGGGGGGCCAGCCATAGCCATGCCCCTCCGGCGGTCGCTATTCCCAGTAACGGGTAAACAAACCAATGGCACCACTCAAAAAAATAATTGGGATGACGGCTGTAATACCAAAACCCGGCCCGACAGGTTTTTACGCGGTTTGCCGGCTCCGCTTTGAACTTCTGTAGTTGGTGGTCCGCCAAAGATTCACCCACCCACGCCACCGCGGCGACCAGGAGCGCCAGCAAAGCCCATCCCGCGCCGGGCCAATCACCCTGAGCCAATAACCAGGCCGGCAAGGTGAACAACCACACCCAACTTGCCTGGGTTAAATAAAATGCAAAAAATACCAGCGATGCACGCGGCCCCGCCCATTGACGCAGATACCCGTAACGTCCGTCCTCTTGAGGAGCCTCGGCTACGCGGCGCGCCAGATGCCAGCCGAGACGGCCAAACCAAACGACATAGATGACGCCAGTCAGCCACCTCAGCGCTTCATCACCATTGCCGACAATAACGTAGATCAGTGCTACAGCGGCCACGCCGAACGCCCATATCACATCGACCCAGGCAGCATTCTTCCGCTGTTCCTGATGCCACCAGCCGACGATAAAAACCGCGATCAAGAGCAGTGCGGTTAACTTGAGCACGTGCATATCCATAGAGCCTCAGTGGCTACCCAGCCATTGCGGTTGCCGGTTTCCGGGTTTAACGAACGTCAACTGCACATCGCTGATGGTTCGTTCCAGGAAGCCCCCTTCGCAATAGCATAAATAAAAATCCCACATGCGAATAAAACGTTCATCGAAGCCTTGCGCCCGCACACTGTTCAATTGCTGATGAAAGCGATGACGCCAGGCCTGTAGAGTCAGCGCATAGCTCGACCCGATGTCTTCAAGGTTAAACAGTTTTAAACCCGATTGTGCTGCGCTTTGATTCAATACACTGACACAGGGAATAAAACTGCCGGGGAAAATATAACGTTTTATAAAATCGACGCTGTGCAACGCTTGCTTATATAGACCATCATCTATGGTTATCGCCTGTATAACAGCACAACCATCGGCTTTCAATAACCGACTGATCTTTTTGAAATAGCCATCCAGATACTGATGCCCTACGGCTTCTACCATTTCTATTGAGACCAATTTGTCGTATTGACCTTCAAGTTCTCGATAGTCCTGCTTTAGCACCGAAATCCGATCACTCAAACCCGCCGCTGAAACCCGCTCTATTGTTGCCAAATACTGTTCCTTCGATATCGTAGTCGTAGTCACCTTGCAACCGTAGTGTCGTGCGGCATAGATTGCCATGCCTCCCCAACCGCTGCCGATTTCAATAACGTGGTCTTGCGGACTCAATTCGAGCTTCTCACATATGCGTTTTAACTTGGCCCGAGAGGCCTGCTCCAGGGTTTCGTCTCCGCGGTAGAACAACGCCGATGAATACATCAGATTGCTATCCAGGAACAATTCAAAGAACGTGTTCCCCAGATCGTAATGTGCCGCAATATTTTTGTC contains these protein-coding regions:
- the pqqD gene encoding pyrroloquinoline quinone biosynthesis peptide chaperone PqqD; this translates as MDNESSAPDQPTLHRAFHVNSHYRLQWEEAQQCHVLLYPEGMVRLSATATEILQRCLEPVTLSALVTRLCAAFADAPADVIAQDVEEFVADALQQGWLVDAG
- the pqqB gene encoding pyrroloquinoline quinone biosynthesis protein PqqB — encoded protein: MYIRILGSAAGGGFPQWNCNCPNCRGVRKGTLNALPRTQSSIAVSADGVAWVLFNTSPDILTQLAANPDLQPARQLRDTAIKAIVFMDSQIDHTTGLLMLREGCPHEVYCTDMVYEDLTTGFPLFNMLKHWNGGINRFDIPLDGESFAIGGIEHLRFTAIPVSGKAPPYSPHRQDPHVGDNIGILVTDERSGKTLFYAPGLGQMTSLTLECMAAADCLLVDGTFWQEDEMAVAGLGDRKAADMGHLPQSGPQGMLNLLGSMSKPRKILIHINNTNPILDENSPQRMQVQAEGVEVAYDGMRIELN
- the pqqA gene encoding pyrroloquinoline quinone precursor peptide PqqA — translated: MKFVFSKHRQPTIQKEFAMWTKPTYQNVRLGFEITMYFSVR
- a CDS encoding DEAD/DEAH box helicase, translating into MLSLLDLPLEPALLKATENLGFNSATEVQSLAIPAILEGSDVMVSAPTGSGKTAAFLLPLLHRLMNIRSPYKVSRALILLPTRELALQTLDHLQKLAEFTEIKAALIIGGESFKKQLSTLGKNPEVLIATPGRLVEHIESESMDLGSIEFLLLDEADRMLQMGFAEDLKVISSQCRAKRQNLLFSATLDHESMSPIRAQFVDPVSIEVGSQKADHSHIVQQLVLSDDRKHKEALTFALIEEEQADKVFVFCSSRLQCEQLSSFLRYKKLKVSYIHGELNQSLRKKVMTEFRQQRIQVLVATDLAARGLDIEGVGLVINYSVARTGDDHAHRVGRTGRAGQEGKAVSLISDLEWNKMASIQRYLGITLRRRVVQGLKAQYTGPKKLKNSGKAAGTKKKKKKIKTGAVKKKAKKG
- a CDS encoding response regulator transcription factor; translation: MPAEDFVATILLVEDHKPLAETVILYLENAGYTLDYSADGLSALHLATTNQYDAIVLDILLPGINGFEICHKLRAEALISTPILMLTARDQLEDKLRGFQNGADDYLVKPFDLPELDVRLQALIRRQRGELEQQTLQVGDLILNPRSMTATRQGRDLPLKPTGFRILKILMRESPAMVKREALERELWGDMIPDSDALRSHIYQLRKAIDKPFAQPMIQTYPGVGVKLVTPAT
- a CDS encoding sensor histidine kinase produces the protein MAYSLPKKRKGIQSRLIRVFAMQATLVSVATALGVFAAYKIAENVLVKEALTSEAEHYFQLEQAYGEYPLPNTKNMRGYKAHLDKLGSLPAALQPLPPGYGRQQIDGKSPLVLVTERNGERLYLLFKEEQVSKLAIFFGVAPLTLVLILIYSASWFTFRQSQRVISPVVKLAKVVEAANVTDSQHLDQALKPFHEVDADIDSLATAIEHFTFRLQSFVERERTFTRDASHELRTPLAVLKGSLDVLDQMETFTEKGATVVMRMRQTIDDMVSLSETLLMLAREDDGKLDKVNIVINDLIATLVTGVVASVSEGVQETRSTAIDVVNESRFEVLAPDKVLNILFTNLLKNALVHGAGAAVTIRIGAESVTVQDEGPGMNSEMQKKVLQPFYRSANDGKGHGLGLSIVDRLCQRFGWQLEIASEPGKGSAITVYFPRARML
- a CDS encoding SAM-dependent methyltransferase, with protein sequence MIINLAEKGWMPDALIRFGIRRLCEERLRDETLRMTRSQGQTYRDYLQSLRESPIATETDAANEQHYEVPSGFYQLVLGPHLKYSSCWWDEGVRTLGEAEQAMLQKYAERAQLRDGQHILELGCGWGSLTLWMAQRFPRSQIVAVSNSSSQREYIVGQAHRLKLANVNVITSDVNDLQLDQTFDRVVSVEMFEHVRNYQKLMQHISQWLADDGLLFVHIFGHQELLYPFETEGDKNWMGKYFFTGGQMPSADTLPQFQDHLGLINQWSVPGYHYQKTARAWLDNLDRNRAAVYDLFCDSYGQGQADIWIQRWRMFFMSCEELFGYRYGKEWLVFHYLFAKLP
- a CDS encoding DUF1295 domain-containing protein; its protein translation is MDMHVLKLTALLLIAVFIVGWWHQEQRKNAAWVDVIWAFGVAAVALIYVIVGNGDEALRWLTGVIYVVWFGRLGWHLARRVAEAPQEDGRYGYLRQWAGPRASLVFFAFYLTQASWVWLFTLPAWLLAQGDWPGAGWALLALLVAAVAWVGESLADHQLQKFKAEPANRVKTCRAGFWYYSRHPNYFFEWCHWFVYPLLGIATAGGAWLWLAPLMMFVFLYFVTGIPFTEKQALRSRGEDYRAYQHTTPMFFPWKPKPGATGTRR
- a CDS encoding SAM-dependent methyltransferase, which produces MLVYENQKKSTRQSSWAKRFFFKLCRDFKHGELIVYDEGETYNLGQPSVDQLQVSLTVRNSKTYQMLLLGGSNGAAEAYIQGYWETDDLTGLIRLMLRNRSQLDAMEGGLAVITQFASRIWHAFNRNTKSGSDKNIAAHYDLGNTFFELFLDSNLMYSSALFYRGDETLEQASRAKLKRICEKLELSPQDHVIEIGSGWGGMAIYAARHYGCKVTTTTISKEQYLATIERVSAAGLSDRISVLKQDYRELEGQYDKLVSIEMVEAVGHQYLDGYFKKISRLLKADGCAVIQAITIDDGLYKQALHSVDFIKRYIFPGSFIPCVSVLNQSAAQSGLKLFNLEDIGSSYALTLQAWRHRFHQQLNSVRAQGFDERFIRMWDFYLCYCEGGFLERTISDVQLTFVKPGNRQPQWLGSH